The region TAGATAACCTTAGAATTATATTATGAGTAGACTTTATTTTACCCTCTAATTCATTATAATACTGAAGCTTATCATATTTATAATTGAAATAGCCAAAAAAATCGTTTACGTCCCTGTTTTGCTCATGCTTTAAACCATTCGATGCTATGATTCTGAAGAAATCCCCATTATCTGCCAGGCCGATAAGCGGCTGGCAAAACAATGCATATCCTGATATGAGGATTAACAGTATAACTGCGAATATGGACGGTTTCATATATTTACTCATAATAGGCCTTATCTCCATTTTTATCTTTTTTAAAAACGATAAATTCGCTTAAGATATAATTTATAATTACAACCATTATATTGGCTGCAACCTTAACACCATATTCGTTTAGTGACATTTTCTTTATAAATATATAAAGAATGATACTTTCCAGCACCAGTGTGAAAATCCTGGCCCCTATAAACTTGATGGATTCAGGAAAATATAGCTTTTCTGTATTAGAATCACTAAAAATCCATTTTTTATTAGTAAAATAAGCAAATAATACAGATATTACAAAGGCCGTAAAATTGCTGACCATATAGTGCATACCTATAATGAGGCATAAGCTGAACACACAAAAATTAATTATCGTAGTAATAACTCCCAAAATAAGGTATTTAAAGATCTTCCAAATATGCCTGGCATTCACAAGTAAATCAAACTTTTTAATCATTATGCTCCTCTTAAAATAGTATTCTTTTCTATTTACGCCCTTTTCAAACTATTCTCCTTTAGTACGGTCTTATTTGTTTGAGAATATTATTGAGGAAGATAAAATATACTCAAGATTATCAAAAGAATAAACTTCCAAATTCATATCATTTCCGAAGGCCCCATAGATTTCGGATTCTTCATTGCCCACTTGAAACTTCTCGCATTCCTTAATAAATATTTGTGCTTTTTGTATATCCCCTGATTCATAAAACAATCTTGCAACTAATGCATATAGAGCAGTAGATTCAATATCTGTAGCAGGTTCAAATGTACTTGAAGAGTAAACAGCAAATAATTTTCCATGCTTTAAATACTGCTCCCATATCCAGTCAGTCCCCTGTTTATTTTGCTGTCCTGTCTCTTGTTGGTGCAGCATGACACATACCGATTGAATAAGGCTGATATCTTCATCTATACTGTACGCCATTTTATCAAAATCATATTGAAACATATACAGGCCTGTTCCTTCAAATGCCGCATTTTTAATTAATTCATATGAATTTGTATATACTTTTTCCCATCTTGAATCAAACAAAGCAAGCTTTTTCATTGTATATAAGTCAGCATATGAAATTGTAATGCAATTGGCCTTATTCCTTGAAGCAAAATCATAGAAATCCAGTGGCATAAGATCCTGTATGTTGTATTTTAACATTGCCGAGGATAGTTTACGGACTAACTTCAAATATCTGTCATCCTGCCATTTTTCATATGCTAATATCAACGCTCTTGCAATTCTTAAATCATCAATAAGTGCTGTAGTCATTTCACTTTCTGATGTCTTCCTTTTGATCCAGGAGAACGACCCTTTATTAATATATAGATTGTTAACTGTCCAATGAAGGCAAAGATCAAAATGCTCTTTTATATTCCGATTTAACATATATAATAAAAGCAATCCCTGGGATTCCGACAGAATATCCTGTCCTGAAGCAGTATTGCTTTTATCACCGCTGGTATTTAAATAATTAGTATATATTGATAGCTGAGGTCCTGACATGCTCTCAACCAGAAATGATAATGCTTTTTTCTCTGCTTCCGGTATATTCATATCAGTTTTTAAAATATCTTGTTTTTGTACATTTCTTGGCAAAAAGGACATTTCTCTTTCAAATACCAAATAAGGCATCAATAAAAATAATAGTACGATAATCGGAATGATGAATTTTATACTTTTCATTACACAATCTACATCCTTTTTGAGGCAGAATAATTTGACACCTAATTTTATTTATTACTACTTTCTACTTATATGGATTTTGTTTGATTATTATTCTACAAATTATCCATTAATCCTCTATATATTACAAAATTAAAAAAACTTTTTAAAGCGGATTTTATAATGAAAAGCATTCTGTTTTTAAGTCGCAATAATAACGTCCTTCTAGTGCAGTAAACTTTAAAATACAATAATCAGGATCCTTTACACCTTCAGGATAAAATATTTTATCGCCAATATGCCATAGTTCCTTCTTAATTGACTCATCTTCAAGAACTTCCATAATTCCTATAAGCATAACTCCTTCATACTTTATAACTCCCTTATGATAAAAATAAATGCTGGCTTTTGGGTTACTGCGGTATTGGGCAGCACGCATAGAAGAGGTATTTGTTGAGAAATAAAAAGTTTTCAGCCCGTCTGTCTTTCGTGGTTTCAGTACGGCCTCTGATTAGGGAAGCCATTATTATCAACAGAAGCAATAAAGGCTATTTTTTGTCTTTTGATAAAGGCCGCAATTCTTTCAATCGACACCATAATTCTTCACCTCGTCAAAATATGAATACCCTGAGCATAGTATATCAGAAAAACTATAGAAACAAAAATATCAAACCTATGGAATATAACAGATTATAATGAAAATAACTGCACAAAAAATGAACATCACTCAATTGGATGATGTTCATAAAATATGGCTTAGCTTAATAGCTTCCTGCCATGAGGCATCTATCTAAACCTCGTTTGTTCTCCTTTTACTTCTCATCTTTATCATAGGGTACTCCGTCTGCTGCAGGGGCTGTAGATTTGCCTATAAATCCTGCAAGGGCCAATATGGTTACTATATAAGGCGTCATAACCAAAAGGCTTGTATCTATTTTTACTCCCCAAGTCTGTAAAAACACCTGGACCGCATCGGTAAAACCAAAGAGGAAACATGCCATCATGGCGCCTACCGGCTTCCACTTTCCGAATATCATGGCTGCCAGGGCAATAAACCCTCTTCCTGCAGTCATGCCGTCCCTGTAACCGTTAACCATGCCAACAGAAAGTGAGGCGCCGCCAATACCTGCCAAAAGTCCGGACAGTATTACACAGATATATCTGATTTTATAAACATTAATACCTACCGTGTCTGCTGCCCTTGGATGCTCTCCTACTGCTCTCACTCTTAATCCGAAGGGGGTTTTAAAAAGGACAAAATGGGAAATATATACAAAAATCAGAGCTATATATACAAAGGGCGTTATTCCTTTTGTTATGTTTCCGATAAAGGGAATGTTATCAAGGAAAGTCGGGAAAGAAGCTATGCCATTTACAGGGTTTGACTGGCCGGGTTGTCCCCATATTACATTAATGAGAAAGGCCGTAAGGCTTCCCGAGAGCAGGTTAATGGCAACACCGCTTATAACCTGATCTGCCTTATACCTTATGCTTAAAAATGCATGCAAGCCTGCAATCAGCATTCCCGATGCCGCCGCACCTAAAACTCCCAGCCAGGGTGAGCCTGTATAATGGGAAACGGCAACGGATGTAAAGGCACCGGTTATCATAATACCTTCAAGGCCTATATTGGTAACTCCCGAGCTTTCGGAGAAGGTTCCGCCTAAAGCTGCATAAATCAAAGGAGTGGCTGACCTTAAGGTAGAGCTTATCAAAAATGCTATATTGGTTAAAAAGTCCATTAGCTAACTGCCCCCTTTCTTTTGTTAAAAAAGAGAAAAATCTGCTCGGCAGCTATAAAAACTATTATTATCCCCTGTATCAAACCTACAACTTCCTTAGGCACGCCGGCCGAAAACTGCATCTGAAAAGATCCTTTAGCCAGCGCACCGAAAAGTATGGCACCGAATACCACACCAAAGGGATGCTGCTTTCCCACCAGAGCAACGGCAACGCCATCCAGTCCATAGTTTGTAAAGGATAGAAGCTGATTTACTCTGAAGTTTACCGACTGCACCTGTACAGCTCCGCCCATACCTGCCAATGCTCCCGATAAGATCATGGCAAGAACTAAATTTCTGGACACACTTATACCGCCGTATTCGGCAGCTGCAGGATTATTGCCTACCGCCCTAATCTCATATCCCAAAACAGTCTTCCATAATATGATGTATAAAATCACGGCGCACAAAATGGCAATGAAAATCCCTGCAGTAAGCCTGGAATTTTGAAACAATGGATAAAGCTTTGCCGTATCAGCAATATCCTTGGTAAAAGCCTTTGAAGGCATATTGAAATAAGGAATTTTAAGGGAAAGGAAATTACTTAAATACCAAGCCACATAATTTAACATTATAGAGTTTATTACCTCATGACATCCAAGCTTTGCCTTCAGTATCCCTATAACTGCCGCCCATATGGCACCGCCTGCCGCCCCTGCAATCAAGCATGCAGGCACATGAAGAAACCATGGAAGTCCCTCCAGGGCAAAGCCTGCCCACACAGCAGTAAAGGATCCGATTATAAATTGACCTTCCGCACCTATGTTGAATAAACCGCAGCGAAATGCCGCCGATAGGGCAAGGCCGGTAAATATAAGGGGGGTAGAATATACTAAAGTTTCACCTATTATCTTTAAGGATCCAAAGCTTCCCTTGACAAGGGCCATGTATGCTTTAGCAGCCTGGGATACGGGATATCCTATCAAAAGCATGAACAAAAACCCTGCACCAAAGGATACAAGTATTGAGATTACAGGGAGATAAATGCTTTTCAAAAAGGGCTTAATATATTTATCAGCCATTACTTTCCCCCCTTTGCTCTCCTCCTGCCATCATAACACCCAGCATCGTTTCATCGGCATCCCCTGCATCAACTATTCCTGATATCCGCCCGCCATACATGACGGCAATCCTGTCGGACAATTCCATTATTTCGTCCAGTTCAAGTGAAACCAGCAGCACGGCTTTGCCTTTATCCCGTTCTTCAATAAGTCTTTTGTGTATATATTCGATAGCGCCCACATCCAGGCCTCTTGTGGGCTGTGACGCAATCAAAAGCTCCGGCTCTCTGTCCACTTCCCTTGCCACCACAACTTTTTGCTGATTGCCTCCCGATAATGAAGATGCTTGTACTTTTTCGTCGGGAGTTCTTACGTCGAATTCTTCAATGAGCTTTTTAGCATGGCTGTTTATATTTGTATAATCCATCATCATTCCCTTTTTATATGCCTTTAAATAATGGCTTCCCAGTATCATATTCTCTGCCAGCGAAAACTTAAGCACAAGACCTCTTTTATGCCGGTCCTCGGGTATGTGTGCAACTCCAGCCTCAATTACCTTTCTTGGTGAATTTCCTGTTATATCCCTGCCGTTAATTGTAATCCTGCCTTCCGTCGGTTTTATAAGGCCGGTTATTGCTTCAACAAGCTCTGTCTGTCCGTTTCCGTCAACACCTGCAATACCCAGTATTTCACCCTTTTTAACCTCGAGGTCAATACCTTTTAAGGCCTCCATCTTCCGATTGTTTACAGCTTTTAACCCCTTGATTTCCAAGACGGTTTGTCCAATCTTTCCCCTGGTTTTCTCAGGCTTTAAGCTCACTTTTCTTCCTACCATCATTTCAGCTAAAGTTTCCATATCTGCATCCTTTGTCTTCACCGTTCCTACTACTTTTCCCCGCCTTAATATGGTGACTCTGCTGCTCATGCTCATAACTTCCTTAAGCTTATGGGTTATGAGTATTATTGATTTTCCCTGATTTACAAGCTGTTTAAAAATCTCCCCCAATTCCTCTATTTCCTGGGGAGTCAAAACAGCCGTAGGCTCATCTAAAATTAAAATATCCGCACCTCTGTAAAGTGACTTTAAAATTTCCACTCTTTGCTGCATTCCTACGGATATATCCTGGATTTTCGCATCCGGGTCCACATCCAGTCCAAATTGACGTGAAATTTCCAAGACATTTTCACGGGCCTTTTTATTATCAAATCTCAGCCCCGATTTGGGCTCGCTTCCTAAGACTATATTCTCCGTAACGGTAAAAGGCTCAACCAGCATAAAATGCTGATGCACCATTCCTATTCCCTTTGATATGGCAATATTGGGGTTAGTTATCTTAACACTGCTTCCTTTAATATAAATTTCACCTTTATCAGCCTTGGTAAGACCGTACAATATATTCATCAAGGTAGTCTTTCCAGCACCGTTTTCTCCTAAAAGCACGTGTATTTCTCCTTCTTCAAGGGTAAAATCCACACTGTCGTTAGCCACAGTGCCGGGAAATATTTTAGTTATTCCCTTCATTTCAACTACGGCTCCCAATATTTATCCCCCTTTCTCCATCCATCAAACAAGCTAGATAACTATGTATCTAGCTTGCTTTAAGAAATGGTTTAAACTTTTATTCCAGCTTGGCGCTGAAGCCTTCTAAATCAGCCTCTTTTTCGGGCACAACAACCTTGCCGTCCACTATTGCCTTTGCCCATTTGTCTGCCAGCTCTTTAGCCTCAGCTGATGTATTTCCCGCATTGTCACTGTATCCAACGCCGTCTTCTTTAAGTCCGAGAACTGTAACTGAATTTCCCGGGAACTTCCCTTCAAGAGTAGCCTTTGCTATTGAATATGTAGCCGTATCCACCCTTTTTATCATACTGCAAAGTACGTTTTCGGGAGCAAGGTCCGACTGGTCCTGGTCAACTCCTATTGCCCATAGGTTCTTATCCTGAGCTGCCTGTATGACCCCTAGTCCGCATCCGCCGGAGGCGTGATATATAACATCTGCACCGCTGTTAAATTGTGAAAGAGCCGCTTCCTTTCCTTTAGCTGCATCACTGAAGGATTCGGTGTAATTTACAAGCACCTGAATTTCCGGGTTAACAGCTTTTACACCTGCCCTGAATCCAGTTTCAAATTTCTTTATAAGATCTCCCGTCATTCCGCCTACAAATCCTACTTTATTTGTCTTTGTGGTCTTAGCTGCAATAACCCCTACCAGGAATGAGCCTTCATGTTCTTTGAATGTTACTGAAGCAACATTGGGCTTTTGCACCACTGTATCTATAATAGCAAACTTGCTGTCTTTATTTGCGTCAGCAACTTCTCCCAGTGCCTTTTCAAACAAATATCCTACAGCAAATGTAATGTCAACTCCTGCTTCAGCCATTGAAGTAAGATTGGGCTGGTAGTCTTCCGGCTGCTTTGACTGGGCAACTTTTGATTCAGCCTCGTCTCCATTTTCTTCAACGAATTTTGTTATGCCTTTCCATGCCAGGTCGTTGAAGGACTTATCTCCGAGACCGCCGGTATCCGTAACCATGGCAACTATCATTTTCTTTTCAGGTGTAGGTGTTCCCGTTACCTGGGGTGTACCTGTAGGCTGCTGGGGTTCACTTGGCTTCTGGCCGCATGATACAATCAATGAGCCAATCATCAGCACGGTAATGAGTAATGATATAATCCTTTTCATCTTTATTTCCCCCTCTTTTTTAAATGGACATGATCATTAA is a window of Oxobacter pfennigii DNA encoding:
- a CDS encoding GtrA family protein translates to MIKKFDLLVNARHIWKIFKYLILGVITTIINFCVFSLCLIIGMHYMVSNFTAFVISVLFAYFTNKKWIFSDSNTEKLYFPESIKFIGARIFTLVLESIILYIFIKKMSLNEYGVKVAANIMVVIINYILSEFIVFKKDKNGDKAYYE
- a CDS encoding glycosyl hydrolase family 8, which codes for MKSIKFIIPIIVLLFLLMPYLVFEREMSFLPRNVQKQDILKTDMNIPEAEKKALSFLVESMSGPQLSIYTNYLNTSGDKSNTASGQDILSESQGLLLLYMLNRNIKEHFDLCLHWTVNNLYINKGSFSWIKRKTSESEMTTALIDDLRIARALILAYEKWQDDRYLKLVRKLSSAMLKYNIQDLMPLDFYDFASRNKANCITISYADLYTMKKLALFDSRWEKVYTNSYELIKNAAFEGTGLYMFQYDFDKMAYSIDEDISLIQSVCVMLHQQETGQQNKQGTDWIWEQYLKHGKLFAVYSSSTFEPATDIESTALYALVARLFYESGDIQKAQIFIKECEKFQVGNEESEIYGAFGNDMNLEVYSFDNLEYILSSSIIFSNK
- a CDS encoding ABC transporter permease; translated protein: MDFLTNIAFLISSTLRSATPLIYAALGGTFSESSGVTNIGLEGIMITGAFTSVAVSHYTGSPWLGVLGAAASGMLIAGLHAFLSIRYKADQVISGVAINLLSGSLTAFLINVIWGQPGQSNPVNGIASFPTFLDNIPFIGNITKGITPFVYIALIFVYISHFVLFKTPFGLRVRAVGEHPRAADTVGINVYKIRYICVILSGLLAGIGGASLSVGMVNGYRDGMTAGRGFIALAAMIFGKWKPVGAMMACFLFGFTDAVQVFLQTWGVKIDTSLLVMTPYIVTILALAGFIGKSTAPAADGVPYDKDEK
- a CDS encoding ABC transporter permease — protein: MADKYIKPFLKSIYLPVISILVSFGAGFLFMLLIGYPVSQAAKAYMALVKGSFGSLKIIGETLVYSTPLIFTGLALSAAFRCGLFNIGAEGQFIIGSFTAVWAGFALEGLPWFLHVPACLIAGAAGGAIWAAVIGILKAKLGCHEVINSIMLNYVAWYLSNFLSLKIPYFNMPSKAFTKDIADTAKLYPLFQNSRLTAGIFIAILCAVILYIILWKTVLGYEIRAVGNNPAAAEYGGISVSRNLVLAMILSGALAGMGGAVQVQSVNFRVNQLLSFTNYGLDGVAVALVGKQHPFGVVFGAILFGALAKGSFQMQFSAGVPKEVVGLIQGIIIVFIAAEQIFLFFNKRKGAVS
- a CDS encoding ABC transporter ATP-binding protein, with the translated sequence MGAVVEMKGITKIFPGTVANDSVDFTLEEGEIHVLLGENGAGKTTLMNILYGLTKADKGEIYIKGSSVKITNPNIAISKGIGMVHQHFMLVEPFTVTENIVLGSEPKSGLRFDNKKARENVLEISRQFGLDVDPDAKIQDISVGMQQRVEILKSLYRGADILILDEPTAVLTPQEIEELGEIFKQLVNQGKSIILITHKLKEVMSMSSRVTILRRGKVVGTVKTKDADMETLAEMMVGRKVSLKPEKTRGKIGQTVLEIKGLKAVNNRKMEALKGIDLEVKKGEILGIAGVDGNGQTELVEAITGLIKPTEGRITINGRDITGNSPRKVIEAGVAHIPEDRHKRGLVLKFSLAENMILGSHYLKAYKKGMMMDYTNINSHAKKLIEEFDVRTPDEKVQASSLSGGNQQKVVVAREVDREPELLIASQPTRGLDVGAIEYIHKRLIEERDKGKAVLLVSLELDEIMELSDRIAVMYGGRISGIVDAGDADETMLGVMMAGGEQRGESNG
- a CDS encoding BMP family lipoprotein, which translates into the protein MKRIISLLITVLMIGSLIVSCGQKPSEPQQPTGTPQVTGTPTPEKKMIVAMVTDTGGLGDKSFNDLAWKGITKFVEENGDEAESKVAQSKQPEDYQPNLTSMAEAGVDITFAVGYLFEKALGEVADANKDSKFAIIDTVVQKPNVASVTFKEHEGSFLVGVIAAKTTKTNKVGFVGGMTGDLIKKFETGFRAGVKAVNPEIQVLVNYTESFSDAAKGKEAALSQFNSGADVIYHASGGCGLGVIQAAQDKNLWAIGVDQDQSDLAPENVLCSMIKRVDTATYSIAKATLEGKFPGNSVTVLGLKEDGVGYSDNAGNTSAEAKELADKWAKAIVDGKVVVPEKEADLEGFSAKLE